The DNA segment aatttcatcgcGTGCCCCGCGCCACGTGGATCGTGACGGATGGCAACGTTGCGCACGCGACACAACATTCTTCTTCCGGATTTGTATTGCTGgtggtagcagtagtagtaggttgaatttcaattttctgTTACTTCTGATGGTTTACTAGCAAAGGGTGTATGCAAAAAGGGATCCCGGGAGAGCGACGACATCGTTGCACCAAACATCAgcgcgcactctctctctccctctcccggTTCGCTTGGATGCCTTAGATGTGGCCGGCAAAGGTGCCCTCCTCGCGCTGGCTGTCCCACTTCTCAACCCACGAGTTGGGGCACATCGACGAGAAGACGTTCTTGAAGTACTTGCATACCTGGTCGCCCTCGCCCTTGACCTTCTCGCAGCGGTGGAAATCCAGATAGCTCTGGTAGCAGTGCTTGGTCTGGTTCTGGTTGGGGAAGCGGGGATCGAATGGGGCCGTCTTCGGTTCGTACGCCATCTTCTCGCTGGTACGGGGTAGGTCTCGGTCGGTAGGACACACGCGAAAAAGCACTAAATTCCAGAGAAAATATCGTCAGCTTAATTTTGGGGttgagtgtgttgtgtgtgtgtgcgcttgttgTGCAAACACCCACCACACCCCCACGGAAAGATCCCGGGGGTTTCAGATGGGGACTTAAATAAATGTTGACCAGTCCGTCCGTGTGCGCTCTATTTCCTATCCACAAATTATGGATTTTTCCCTGCTTCTCTGTACCCACTCTGCTACTAAATGACCATTAATTGCAGACGTATTTCCCGCTACGCATGGTAAAAATCTGGTTTATAAGAATCCCATACAGCAAACTTGAAATAGAAAAGGGTGAAAATGAAGATTCACCGACACTGATAACTTATTATGTACATAATATACCGGGGTTATGGGCTCATCATACCTTTTCCAGTACAGAAAAGGTATAAAATTTCCTGCCAAATCCCAATAAATCACAATtgacacccaaaaaaaaatgagggTGGCATGTGAAAGATTCTCATTTATCCCTTCCGGTACACtcatcacacaaaaaaggttagttttataaataaaaaatacaatttcctTTCCAACGGGGAAATAAGGGTGGAAAGAAACGGAAACTGAATAcactccctctttctctctctgtctcccaTTTATCCAATTATTTGACCAATGGTCGCGTCTTGGAGTCCGCATCACACGAAGCACTCTTGTACTTCTTCACCTCCTGCAGGTAAAGAGTCCACGCGTCGTTTGGCGCATCCACGGCGGACTCCTCGATCGGCCGCACCTTCTTCACCATTCCGGTTTTAAGAATCTTGCCACCACGCCGCCGCCCAAAGACGGGaagcggtggcggcggtggttcCTTCTCAATCGTCGACGGTTTCACGATCTGCGGTGGGACGACCGCGGCGGCGGCCGCAACGGTTGGGAGCAGTTTGAACGCTCCCACTGCCGCCGGTTGCTGACCGACCAGCGGCATCCTTGGTAGCGCGGCAGCGGTTGGAACCACCATCATCGGTTTCACTGGGGTGGGATTGGCTGCCGGAATGCCGGTTGACAGGTGATGATGTGGGTGGGGCATTGCTGCCATTGCTGGGGTGGCGCCACCGCTACTGCCAGGGACGGcgctttgctgttgctggagcTTTTTAAACATCTCCAAAAATGAACCATCGTTCGCGAAACCGGTCACGGTAACGGGAGCGGGCACGTCACGCTGCGGTTTCGAGGGCGGTGGGTAGAGCTTTCCCTCGGCGGCGAGATGTTGCTGCAGCTTTTCCTGCATTTTGCGCTGAAACTCGATGCGCTCTTCCTCGGTTTGAATCTCCGGCACGTATTCGACCGGCTGGCCGGGATCGATTTGCGGCATAAAGCTTGACGAGTGCTGCTTTTCGTAATGTCCGGAATGTGTACCAGCACCAGAGCTACTACCTGTAGTCGGTCTACGTTCACCAACAACTCTGCCGGAGGGTTTGGAATCATCCTGACTGTCGTCTCCATTGCTGGACGCACCTGcgctttgttgttgctgctgctgctgctgtcgcttTAATGCTTCCTTCATATCATGCTGTCTGCGCAGGTTTGCCAGCTCCTGCTCAATTTCCGCCGACAGACGGTCCTGCGCTGTCCGCTCCGGTCGAGAGCTGGGACCATCGCGCGAGCTACGATCATCCCGATGCGAACGATTACGTTCGCGGTCACGTTCACGATCACGGTCCCGCGAGCGCGATTCTTTCGACCGCGACCGACTGCGACTGCTTCGCCTATCGCGCCGATACTGATCTTCCCGATGGTCCCGGTAATGGTCCCGATACCGGCCACCGTACTCGCGATCACGGTTCCGATCGCGATGATAATCCCGGTCGCGGTGGCTTCGCTCCCGGTCCCGGTCCCGGTCCCGGTCTCGATCGCGGTTCGAACGATGCGAGTAATCGTCCTCGTACCGGCTGCTCGCGATGCGACTCGAGCTCGAGGAATAGTGACCACTACGCTCACGATCGCCTTCGCGGCTGGACTGCTTCTGCGTGGGCTGATGATGTTGGTCCGCCTGTTGGCCTTGACCGTTGTCGTCGCCGCCTCGTGGGGCagtttcttcctcctcctccagcaTCTTGGAGAGTTTGCGGGGGGGGAGAGCGGACGGAAGCCTGGAAGAGTAGCGTACACTACCGATAAGCGCCAGTTACAGAATGGAAAGTGTAAGCGATCGCAATTTCGCTCGCTTCAACTCTCCCTAGACCGCGCTCTGGGCACGCCCAGAGAGGGTAGTAGGGAAAGCCGTTCCTGCACATTTCAAAACCGATGCAGTCCAACTCTCTAGATTTGCCTTCCCGGCAACACTGGTTCCTCGCGGGAGAATAGTGTGGCGGCAAGCATGGTGAGGCAAAATCTAGAGAGTgattgcagtttttttgttttgttttgttgccctTAACTGGCTTGATATGCGCCTCACACGAACGCGTGCGTTTTTGGAACAGGATTTCGATTTACTTTACCGTCAAATACAGTGTGTGAGCGTGAGTGGTGCATATAAtgtaattgttgttgtttttttttctacagagTTAGATAGTAGGATAGAGGTAGGATTTTAAAGGTATTTAAAAACTACATTACTCTTTGCCTGTGTGCGCGCTTGTCGGTTCGGTGATTCCGGCTTTGCTAGCGCCCAAATTTGCTGGACCCGCCGGGCTGACGAGGAGGAGCCGCCTTTGGTTGCTGCGATCGGCTGGGCGTGCTGGATGCGCACAAGGAGAGTCTGCACTCCTGGCGCCTCTCCTAATCTCTCTGTCTCGCTCTCTGTATTTCTGTCTCGCACCCCTAtctctctgtctgtgtgtacGGCTCACGTGCTTTATTAGACAGGTTGGCCTGAAAAATATTTACTGAGACGTGAATTTTTCTTCGAATATGGTTAAGAAAACAGCAAATAATTACTCTCGGGATTTTCAGAGCTAGAGTCGTAGAACATTAGGGAGTTTTGGCCGAGCGCGTTGCATTTGCACTCTATATGCAACTGTCCGGGAGGGATGGAAAGGGTCCTTTCGTTTGAACGGGCGGCCGGACCCTTCCTTCCACCCGGAACATTGTGTGTTTAActccctcactctctctctccaacaGTATAATCCGTATGCATTCCAGTGCGTGAAAGCGCGAGCTCGCGCGGTTTGGGAAGTAACTCTTGGACCCCCCAAAAGGGACATTCGTTACTTGAGAGCACACCGCGGAACAGGTAGACACCGTCAACCGTTTTGAGAGGAGCGACGTTTTCGACGTTGGTTGATTCTTCCGTGGAACGCCGGGATGGCCGTTATCATCTCCGCCATTGTTGTcctaaatatttgctttttttaaaccattcaTGCACCGTGCATGGTAgctgtaatgttttttttttgcttcccatttGCCAAAATTAACCCCAAAGCCTGGAGGTGGTGTGGAATCGGTTTCATCGCTGCACCCCCTTTGCCAACCCTTTTTATCGCCCCGTGCAGAAAGTTTTGATCGGGTTGGCACTGCGCTCAAGGTAAACTTACATAATCATAGCAACAAACTGAATCATTTTCACTGATTAAGGTATTCATGATTATGGATCCATAATGGTGATGGCGTATCAATTATTGATCCCTTGGTGCTTGCAACAGTGCACACAAGGTCATTTCCGGACCTTCTTTACATTTGGGCACAAATTATGTAATTTTTCTGTCCATCATTCCCTCAGCAGGAAAGCCCAGGGCCGAGACAGCAAGGGCTAGCTGTCAGATTGGGTGACGGAGGCGGGGGAGAGCAGGGTCACACGGACAGACTTTTTC comes from the Anopheles coluzzii chromosome 2, AcolN3, whole genome shotgun sequence genome and includes:
- the LOC120949446 gene encoding cytochrome c oxidase subunit 6B1 codes for the protein MAYEPKTAPFDPRFPNQNQTKHCYQSYLDFHRCEKVKGEGDQVCKYFKNVFSSMCPNSWVEKWDSQREEGTFAGHI
- the LOC120949445 gene encoding uncharacterized protein LOC120949445, whose product is MLEEEEETAPRGGDDNGQGQQADQHHQPTQKQSSREGDRERSGHYSSSSSRIASSRYEDDYSHRSNRDRDRDRDRDRERSHRDRDYHRDRNRDREYGGRYRDHYRDHREDQYRRDRRSSRSRSRSKESRSRDRDRERDRERNRSHRDDRSSRDGPSSRPERTAQDRLSAEIEQELANLRRQHDMKEALKRQQQQQQQQSAGASSNGDDSQDDSKPSGRVVGERRPTTGSSSGAGTHSGHYEKQHSSSFMPQIDPGQPVEYVPEIQTEEERIEFQRKMQEKLQQHLAAEGKLYPPPSKPQRDVPAPVTVTGFANDGSFLEMFKKLQQQQSAVPGSSGGATPAMAAMPHPHHHLSTGIPAANPTPVKPMMVVPTAAALPRMPLVGQQPAAVGAFKLLPTVAAAAAVVPPQIVKPSTIEKEPPPPPLPVFGRRRGGKILKTGMVKKVRPIEESAVDAPNDAWTLYLQEVKKYKSASCDADSKTRPLVK